The Christiangramia salexigens genome includes the window TATTTTTACTCAAAATCCTATAAAAATGAAAAAACTATTATTCTTATTCTGCTTAGTTCTAACCGGTATTTCATGCCAAACCAATGACAAAGAGAAAGTAGATTTGCTGGTTTACAATGCAGATGTATATACTGTAAATGATTCGTTTGAAAAGGCGGAAGCTTTCGCCGTTAAGGATGGAAAGTTTGTAGCCGTGGGTACTTCACAGGAGATAAGAGAGAAATATCAAGCTGCTGAAGTCCATGATGCTCAAGGTAAAGCTGTTTATCCGGGGTTTATTGATGCTCATGCACACTTTTACCGGCTAGGGTTACAACAACAACGTGTGGATCTAACCGGAACAAAGAGTTTTGATGAGGTGGTTTCCAGAATTGTTGAATTTCAAAAAGAAAGAAATGTAGATTTTATAACAGGAAGAGGTTGGGACCAAAATGATTGGGAAGTAAAAGAATTTCCGGTTAAAGACACCCTGGATAAATTATTTCCCGATACTCCCATAGCAATAACAAGAATAGACGGGCACGCCATGCTTGTAAATCAGGCTGCATTGGATAAGGCAAATATCACAACCGAAACAAAATTTGATGGAGGAGATATCGAGCAAAAAAATGGAAAACTCACCGGAATCCTTGTAGATAATCCAATGGAACTTGTTAGTAATACCATGGCAGCACCAGATATGGAGACTCAAACTCAGGCATTGATGGATGCTCAGAAAATTTCATTTGGCTATGGACTTACCACTGTAGATGATGCAGGTATAGATAAGGAAACAATTGAGCTAATGGATAGCCTTAATAATGCCGGGGAATTAAAGATCAGGATATATGCAATGCTAAGTAACAATAAAAAGAATTTGGATCATTACCTAGATAAAGGACCATATAAGACTGAAAGACTAAATGTTAGGTCTGTTAAATTCTATGGTGACGGAGCCTTAGGTTCCAGAGGAGCAGCCTTGAAAAAACCTTATTCAGACCGTGATGGTCATTACGGAGCATTATTATCACCGGTTTCTGAATTTAAAAAAACCGCTGAGAGGGTCGCTAATTCTGAATTTCAATTAAATACACATGCTATCGGTGACTCCGCGAATTATGTGGTTCTAAAAACCTACGATTCTCTTTTGGAAGCTTCAGCCGATAGGAGATGGAGAGTGGAGCATGCACAGGTCATAGATCAGAAAGATTTTAAATACTTTAGTAAGAATATCATTCCTTCCGTTCAGCCAACTCATGCCACCAGTGACATGTATTGGGCAGAAGACAGGTTGGGAGAAGAGAGAACAAAAGGAGCCTATGCTTATAAGAAGCTTTTGGATCAGGCCGGAATCGTGGCATTGGGAACAGACTTTCCTGTAGAACAGGTTAATCCATTTTTAACCTTTTATGCGGCAGTAGATCGCCAGGATACCGAAAATTATCCTGAAGGTGGCTTTATGAAAGAACAGGCGCTTAGCCGTGAAAACACCTTGAAAGGAATGACCATTTGGGCTGCATATTCCAATTTTGAAGAGCAAGAAAAGGGAAGTATAGAAACAGGAAAATTTGCCGATTTTATTATTCTGGACAGGGATATTATGAAGGTGGAAATAGACAGTGTTCCAAACACCAAGGTGCTTTCAACTTTTGTGAATGGGGAACAGGTATATAAAAATTAATCTCGGTATCTTTGCCAATTATCAAAAATCAATAAAATGAACGACGGATTATATGCTAAATTCCATACATCTAAAGGGGAAATCCTGGCAGAACTGGAATATCAAAAAACTCCTGGTACAGTTGGAAATTTTGTAGGTCTGGCTGAAGGGAAAATAGAAAACAAAGCAAAATCACAGGGCGAACCTTACTACGACGGAATTAAATTCCACCGTGTAATTCCAGATTTTATGGTTCAGGGAGGAGATCCTCAGGGAACCGGTGTTGGAGGACCTGGTTATAAATTTGATGATGAGATCCATCCCGATCTTAAACATGATGCCCCGGGAAAATTATCAATGGCCAATGCTGGACCGGGTACCAATGGGAGTCAGTTTTTCATCACACATGTAGAAACGCCTTGGTTAGACGGTAAACATACCGTTTTTGGTAGCGTTGTAGAAGGTCAGGAGATCGTAGATAAGATCGAGCAGGGAGATAAGATCGAAAAACTGGAGATCATTAGAAAAGGTGAGGCTGCAGAAAACTTTGATGCCGCGGGTGCTTTTAAAGATTTTAATGCTGAAAAAGCTCAGCGTGAAGCTGAAGAAAAGAAGAAAGCAGAAGCAGAGCTTGATAAAATAGCAACAGGCTTCGAAAGAACTGAAAGCGGTCTTAGGTATAAGATCATCCAAAAGGGTGACGGTAAAAAGGCTGAAAAAGGAAACAGTGTTTCTGTACATTATAAAGGCCAGTTGGCAGACGGTACCGTTTTCGACTCGTCTTATAAGAGAAATAAACCATTGGAATTCCCAATTGGAGTTGGACATGTGATCCCGGGATGGGATGAAGGGATCCAGCTTTTACAAGTTGGTGATAAAGCAAGAATGGTTATACCTTCACATTTAGCCTATGGTGAAAGAGGAGCAGGTGGAGTTATTCCTCCGAACGCTGTTCTTGTATTTGACGTTGAGCTAATGGATGTTAAGTAAACATAGAATTATATAATACAAAAAGAGCAGAGAAAATTTCTCTGCTCTTTTTGTTTCTGATAGTTTTTTCGAATCACCCTATTCCGGAGTTTACTAGAAAATTAAAAAAACGCTTAATTGCTTTAATTCTTCCACTTAATATTACAACCAATACTGGGCTTTTGATCTTCAGATACCTTTCGGTTATTTAAAATGGCATCCATAGCTTCCCTTAGATTCCTTCCGTTAGGTTGAATCCCATTACCAGGCCTGCTATCATCTAGTTGTCCGCGGTAGACCAATTTTAGATCATCATCAAAAAGAAAAAAATCGGGAGTGCAGGCTGCATCATAGGCTCTGGCTACTTCCTGAGTTCCGTCGAACAAATAAGGGAAGGAGTACTGGTGGTGCATGGCGTGTTCCTTCATCATTTCTGGCCTGTCCTGTGGATAATTTTCAATATCATTGCTCATAATGCCAATAGTATTAAAACCCAGAGGGCGGTAATCATTCGCCAGGCGCACGATCTCATCATCAACATGCTTCACAAAAGGACAATGATTACAAATAAACATGATAAGCGTACCCTTCTCTCCCTTTAATTCCTGTAATTCTACCAGGTGATCTGTGATTGCATCCATCAGTCTGAAATCTGGAGCCTTGGTGCCCAACTTGAGCATATTGGAAGGAGTAAGTGACATCTTTTTTATTTAAAATTAAAATATAAAGCGGGAATGAAACCTAAAATTTTTATTTTATGAAAATAAATTTAAGATATGGATGAAATTAACTGGAGCGATTTTGAAAAAGTAGAAATGAGAGTAGGAACTATAATTTCTGCTGAAGATTTTCCTGAAGCCCGAAAACCTGCCTATAAATTAAAGATTGATTTTGGAGAGAAATTGGGAAGCAAGGTGTCCTCTGCTCAAATAACAAAACGCTATAAGCCGGAAGAATTAATTGGAAAACAAATAATAGCCGTGGTCAATTTTCCTGTTAAACGCATTGCCGGTTTTAAAAGTGAATGTCTGGTAATGGGCGTAGTAGGCGAAAATAATGATGTAGTGCTTGTTGCAGCCGATAAGAAAATTCCTAATGGTTCACGAGTGGCTTAACATTAAAGCCCATCTTTAAATTTTCTGTGTTCGTCCAGCAGGTTTTTAATATCCTTATTATGCCCGTAAAGAACCATAATCTCATCTTTATATAATTTGGTATCTGCCCTTGCAATTCCCTGAACGCTGGTTTTATCTGTTTCGGTGCCCAGATCATTTTTTTCCTTGCTTACCGTCATAGTAGTAAGCACGATCACATTAAATTCTTCTTTGATCCCTATTTCCTTAACTGTTTTATCATGATATTCTTCAGGGATTCTTGTTTCTACTATACTGAAATTCCCATCCAGTTCAAAGCTGTCTACCACACCCTCAAGATTCAATTTCTTTGCCCATCTATCGGCAGTTTCCTCTTCAGGATAGATGATCTCTTTTACTCCCATGGCTTCAAGAACCATTCTTTGTAGTGGATCCACAGCCCGACTTATGATTCGTTTTACCTTCATTTGCTTCAGTAAGGCGGCGGTCATTATATTAGCACTTTTATCCTCTCCTATAGCGACGATCACGATATCTGTATCTGATAAAGGTAAGTTCTTCACTGCTTCGATATCGGTTGCATCAAGATTTATACTATGAGTAAGCTTTTCTTTTATACTTTCTACCTTGCTCATTCTAATATCAACACCAATCACTTCATTGCCCATTTCTGTTAGTTTCTCTGCCAGTGAGGCTCCAAATTTTCCTAAACCGATTACAATATATTTCATGATATCTAATTTAATTTATTAATACCTCATCCTTGGGATAGCGGTAATTCATATATCTAATTTTCTTAAGCATGGCTATCATTATTGTTAGCATACTTACCCGCCCTATGAACATCGTAAATATAATTACGATCTTGGAGGCCGATGAGAGTTCCCCGGTTATACCGGTTGTTAATCCTACGGTGCTGTAAGCCGAGAAGGATTCAAAAGCAATGCTCAAAAGGCTTTTATCCTCATCAAAGATTGAAATGAGAAAGATAGAAGTTCCAATTACCATAATTGAAAGAGAAATAATGGCAAACGCTCTTCTAATAGTGGCTTCTGAAACTTCTCTTTTATATACTTCGATCCTGTTCTTCCCTTTTGCAAGGCTAATAAAATTAAGTACTGCCACTGCTATAGTACTGGTTTTTATCCCGCCTCCTGTTGAAGCTGGTGAAGCACCAACCCACATCAAGAAAAATAAGATCATCAAAGTGCTGAAGTTTAATGCTCCAGTGTCTACAGTATTAAAACCTGCAGTTCTGGGTGTGGAAGCTCCAAAAAATGCGGTAACGATCTTTCCGAACCAATTATGCTCTGCAAGGGTATTATTGTATTCAAGGGCATAGAAGATCAGTGTTCCGCTAATCAAAAGAACCGTTGTGGTCACCAAAACGATACGTGTATTAAGATTGATGATCCATGGGGAATGCACTCGTTGTCTTCGTTGAGTTATTCTGAATAATTTGTTCTTAATATTATATAGGGCATATCTGTAGATATTTAATAAAATAGGAAAACCAATACCACCCAGGATGAATAAGAATGCGATCACCAAATGCAGAGGATAATTGAATCTAAAGGCGGGATCGTATAAACTATGTTCCAAAGTGGAAAAGCCGGCATTGCAAAAGCCGCTTACAGCATGGAAAATGGAGAAGAATATTTGATCTCCAACTTGTGTGATTTCAGCTTTATTAAGGCTCAGGTAAATGAAAATAAAGCCAATGAATTCAACAAGAAATGTAATTAAAAGTATCTTTTTTAAAACATTGAAAACTTCCCCCAGTTTATCAGAATTTGTAACATCTTTTAGTAATAATTGATTTTCATAAGTGGTCTCTCCTCTGAAAAAATAACTGAAATAACTGGCGAAGGTCATTATACCAAGGCCGCCAAGCTGCATTAAAACTAAAATGATACTCTGGCCAAATGTAGTAAAATAAGAACCTGTGTCCACCACGATAAGACCAGTAACACATACTGAACTGGTAGCTGTAAAAAGTGCATCGAGCAAACCAATTCCGTTATAAGTCGCTTTGGGTAATAGAAGCAGGAGTGTACCTATGATAATAATTCCCAAAAAACTAGCGATGAACAACTGCGCCGGGTTTAAACGTGTGTGCCCGGGGTTAAATTTCAGGGTTGAGAATTCCCTGATAAAGTAAATAAGGGAAGCTGCATAAACATATGCCATCTTATTCAGGAATTCGAGAAGAGGTAGAATTTCTCTGATGGCATCTATACGCATTAAAACAAGGAAACCAAATAGAGACCCAAGTAAAAAATCAAAAATTCGGACCTTGAGTCTTATGTTAAGGTTAAAGATGTAATGTCGTACCAGAATAGCCAGAACACCTATGCCTAAGGCCGAAAAATAAAGATCATTAAGCAATTCTTTTTCTTCGCTGGCGTGTTTGAAACCCAGGTCGTAAACCACAATAAAAATATTGATGAGGCTTATGGTGAAAGAAAATAAGCTTAAATACCTTAGAAACCTTTCATTCTGCAACCAAGATTTGAATCCTGAAAATTTCACTGGTGTTAGGTTTTAGTATTACAGGAAGATATAAATTTAAATGGCGGATTTTTAAATCCGCCATTTAATTCCTGTTGGTCCTGCCGCAAAGTAAATTAATTTGAATACAAGACTGCTAAAATTTCCCTAAACTATAATCTACATCTCGTCGCCAAAGAAAATTGCGTTCATTAATAATTTATTGGTTCCATACCAGAAGGCTCTGAAGTTAGTATTATCGGTGAAAAGAATTACTTCACCTCTACCAAGGCTTTCGTGTTTAAAAGGCACCGTACCGGCGATAGAGTCCAGGTTAGGCTTGCTGATGTATCCGCTTAATAATGGTTTTTCAGTGTAACGTATTGGATTGTTGTAACTCTGTTTATCGGCTTCAATGAAAATCGTAGTATTTCTGAAAAGAGCTAATTTGTCATCTTTATAACCAAAAGCTATTGGATGACTTCTGTCTAATTTCGCTTCGAAGATAGCTCCACCAATTCCCTGAGCTCCCCTGAAATCACCACGCTCTTCAAAACTCACATTTTTAGCTGTAAGTTCATTCTTTTTGGTTTTAAAATCGGCAAACTTGTTGTTTTTTAGCCAGTTTACAGCATTTCTGTATCCAATGAGCGTTCCGCCATCACGGGTCCAATCCATTAACTTTTTAGCGTGATCTTTGTCTATTCCACTTCCCCAGGAGTTAGGTAGAATGATATCTGTATACTCACTAAGATCGGTTCTGGAAAAATCTTCTACATCCAGCTTTGTGATCTTCATATCATAACGCTGGTCAAATAAATGCCATATTTCTCCTGCATCATATGAGGTAATAGAACCACCAACAATAATGGCCACTTTTTGTGGTTCTAAGGCTCTAAATTGATTGCTTCCCAGATTTATACCTTTTGTCATTCCGGTACTTAAGGCAGTGATCTCTACTCCACTTTCTTTAGATATTTCGCTTAGGAATGTATGAATCTCTTCGTTATTAAGTTTTTGATTCTGTACAGGGATCATAATGGTCCCGTAGTCATATTTAGCTGAACCCAGGCTGAAGTCTTCCATGGCTACTTTTGCTCTTAAGCCTTTCTGCAGAATGGCATTGAGTGCCTTTGGTGCAAAGTAGTTGTTCCAATTCAACAAATATGCATATTCGCTTTTTTCAGGTAACTGTGGTAAAAGCTTGCTTAATTCATCGATTTTTTTTCCGATATTTTTTTCTGAAACCTCATTGCTGAAATCAAGATTAAAGGCTAGAGGAAAGGTCCATGCAGAAATGTCGTAAAAAAGGCTGTCTTCAAATTGTGTCCTTCTCTCGAACATGGCTTCTATTAACCTGTGCTGTCTTTGGTTCTTTGGTACCACATAGGCCGATCCTTTTTCGAAACTTTTCCCGTTCTGAGTGAATTTTGAAGAAGGTTCGTAAACTTCAATTTGATGTCTCTTTAAGATCTCTGCTAATTTGTATGCACTAGCCGGGTCTTTTGGGTTTCCAAATGCATAGGCGCCTTTCTTTGCCGACTCTCTTGCATTTTTATAGAAATTACGCTGATAATTCAGAAGGTCCACCCTCATATTTTGCGCGGCCTCGAGTGTTGAAAGCGCTGCTGTGAATTGATTTCTTATTGTAAAAGGGAATGTAAGTACGCCATTGTCGGTTTCCTGTGCATGACCTCTGGAACTTCCCTGTTCGAAAAGTATTCCTATACTCCCATTGATATCGGGGAAAGTTGAGCCCTTTCCATAATAGAAATCATCATAATTTTCTTCGGTATAATAAAGTGAACCTAATTCATCAAATGCAGCAGCATGATAAGTCCCGATCTCCCTTGTAAGGTCTTGATTAAGCTGCGGGGTTAGTGGATGCGTTCTGGAAGGGATTCCAGGCTGAAAGAAAAAAGTAGAATTAGAGCCCATTTCGTGGTGATCTGTCAGGATGTTTGGATACCACTGATGAAATGTTTTAATTCTGGCCTGTGACTCCGGTAACTGAACCGGTAGCCAGTCACGATTCATATCAAACCAGTAGTGATTTGTTCTTCCTCCTGGCCAAACTTCATTGTACTCCCTGTCCTGTGGGTCGGGATTAATATTTTTGCTTTTATTGGTGTTCGCCCAGTAGGCGAATCTTTGTAAACCATCAGGGTTAAATGAGGGGTCAAGAAGAATGACCGTATTCTGTAAAGCTTTTTCGATCTTTTCGCCTTCAGCAGCTGCCAGATAGTAAGCATATAATAATGCTGCATTGGATCCACTGGCTTCGTTACCATGAATGGAAAAGCCTTGATTAATTACCACGGGCATTTCGGCAGTATTGAGCGAAGCAGAATTGCTTTCGACCAATGAAACATGCTTTTTTCTTATGTCTTCAAGCTGCGCAAGATTCTCTTCCGAAGAAACGGTTAGGAGTATTAAAGGGCGCCCCTCATATGTGTGACCGCGACTTTCTATTTGCATGCGGGGTGATGCATCGGCTAATTTGTGCATATACATCAATAAGCGGTCATGGCTCACATGCCATTCACCGGGAATATAACCTAAGACTTCCTGTGGAGTAGGGATGTCGGGATTATAGCTAACCCCATCAGGTAAATAATAGTCTAAACTGAGATCTTTTTTTTGAGCCTGGGTGGCACTTAAGGAAATTAAAACAATAAGCGATAATAATATTCTTTTCATAATTCAGATTTTCGAATGCCTAATATAAAAAAAACCGCCCTGTTTTAGGACGGTTTTTGAAAATCTGATAGTATTTTAATTAAATATCGTCGAAGCTTACATCTGTAAATTTCTCAGGATTTGAAGTAGCTGAAGCTGCACCAGCTTTAGCATCTTCTTCATATTCCTTTTTGAAATCTTTCTGGTGACGTTCGCTAATTACCTCCTCACCTTTTTCGTTAATAATGAAATTGGTCATTTCTTCAAGGATCTCTCTAAAACCGTCAAAATCTTCTTTATAAAGATAAATCTTGTGTTTTTTGTAGTAGAAAGAACCATCATCATTGGTGAATTTCTTACTTTCTGTAATGGTAAGATAGTAATCGTTTGCTCTTGTAGATCTTACATCAAAAAAATAAGTTCTTCTTCCTGCTCTTAAAACTTTAGAGAATATTTCTTCTTTCTCCATCATTCCCTTATCACTCATAAAATAGATTCTTTAGTGGATTATTTTGTAGAGCTCAAAAATGTAAAAATTTTTAACATATAGCAAAAAAATTTTACATTTCTTTTTCATTTAGCTGTTTTGCGTACAGTTCCTTATAATATCCTTCCTGATCCAACAGTTGCTGATGTGTTCCTTGTTGTACGACTTTTCCGTCTTCAAGAATGATAATCTTATCGGCATTCTTAGCCGATGAGATCCTGTGGCTTACAATAATGGTGGTTTTCTCTCTAGTTATCTTAAAAAGATTATTAAGGATCTCTTCTTCGGTTTCGGTGTCTACAGCAGATAGACAATCATCGAACAGAAGGATCTCGGGATCATGAATAATAGCCCTTGCAATAGATACCCTTTGCTTTTGACCACCGGAAAGTGTGATACCCCTTTCGCCCAGCACCGTATCATAGCCTTTACTGAAACCAATAATATTTTTATGAACTGAAGCATTCTTTGCAGCAGTGATTATTTCTTCTTCTGAAGCATCCGTTTTACCAAATTTGATGTTGTTCCGGATGGAATCACTAAATAGGAACGCATCTTGCGGAACGTATCCTATACTATTACGAAGACTTTCCAGATTCAGTTTTTGAATACTACGATCATCTATCATGATGTCTCCCTTGTCAATATCGTATAATCGGCCGATTAGTTCCAGAATGGTGGATTTACCCGATCCTGTTTTTCCAATAATAGCCAGAGTTTCTCCCTTGTCAACTTTAAAGGATACACCTTTTAATGCAGTAATATTGGTATCGTCATAGGTGAAACTCACATCTTTGAACTCGATATTGCCCTGGATATTATCCGGTTCCGCCTTTTGATTGGTGATCTCAGGTTTTTCTTTTAAGAATTCGTTGATCCTCTCCTGTGAGGCTTCAGCCTGCTGAACTAGTGAGGTCACCCAGCCAATAGAGGCCACTGGCCAAGTAAGCATATTTACATATAATATAAATTCAACAAGTACATCGATATTTTCTATCTGACCTGAAATGATCTGTTTTCCTCCTACATAAATCACTATAATATTACTTATCCCAATTAACAAAACCATTAATGGAAAGAAGAACGCCTGCACTTTCACGAGGTCTATATTCTTGTCACGGCTTCCGTTGGATAATTCAGTAAAATTGGTATTGGTTTGAGGCTCTATACCGTAGGACTTAATAACAGCAATTCCACTAAAACTTTCCTGGGTAAAGGTGTTTAATCTGGATAAATACTGCTGTACGATAGTACTCCTTTGGTGAATGGCGACACTAAGCCTGTAAATAGCAAAAGATAAAACTGGTAACGGGATTACCGTATATAAAGTAAGTTCAGGAGCAGATTTAAGCATAAAAATCAAAACTACCACCGTGGAGGCAAAAGTGGTAACACTATACATAATGGCCGGGCCAAGATATAGTCGCACCTTAGAAACATCTTCACTTATTCTATTCATTAGATCTCCGGTACGGTTCTTCTTATAGAAGTTAAGTGACAATTCTTGATAATGCTGGAAAACTTCGTTCTTAAGGTCATATTCCATATGTCTGGAAACCACAATGAAGGTTTGCCGCATTAGAAAGGTAAAAAAGGCGGCAATTAAAGTGGTGCCAATGATGAGCATAATATTATAGGCCAGCTCACTTTTTACTTCAGAAATATCTGTAATAGTTCCATTAAGATATTTCTCAATTACAACGGTACTTTTTCCAACTAATGGCACATAATAAATGGCAAAAATCCTGGCTGCTACGGTTATGATTAGGCCAATTAATAATTTCCATTTATACTTGTAAAAATATTTATTAAGATGCTTAAGGTTTTTCATGTAAACAAGGCCTTGTTGAGGATTATGTAATTTAACACCATTAAAAATCCTCTTTTTTAAAATATTGTTATTTTTACCCCGGATTTTTGCTAAATTAAAAATCCAAAAAAATTAAAAATCAACAAACTATGCAAGTTGACGTTCTAAATGCTAAAGAACTAAAAAAAGCTGCTCCGGTATTCGGACAGGTGTCGTTTGACGAACACGAGCAAATCGTTTTTTGCAACGACAAAGATACAGGTTTAAAGGCAATTATTGGTATTCATAATACGGTTTTAGGCCCTGCTTTGGGCGGTACCAGAATGTGGAATTATACCAGTGAATGGGAAGCAGTAAACGATGTTTTACGTCTTTCCAGAGGAATGACTTTTAAGAGTGCGATTACAGGTTTAAACCTTGGTGGTGGAAAAGCTGTGATTATTGGAGATGCCAAAAAGGATAAGACTCCGGAACTAATGAAAAGATTCGGTGAATTTGTTCATTCTTTAGGAGGGAAATATATCACTGCAGAAGATGTAGGTATGGAAACCTCAGATATGGATACCGTAAGAGAGGTTACACCTTATGTTACCGGTATTTCAGAGTCTAAAGGTGGTGCAGGAAACCCTTCTCCTATAACTGCATATGGTGTTTTTATGGGAATTAAGGCGTCTGCCAAATTCAAATATGGAACAGACGATCTGGAAGGAAGAAAAGTACTGGTACAGGGAATTGGTCACGTAGGGGAGACTCTTGTTGAATATCTTACCGGTGATGGTGCTGAGGTGTATATAACAGACATTAATGAAGAGCGACTTGAAGAAGTAAGTAAAAAACATGGCGCACATATATTCACCCCAAGAGATATTTATTCTGCAGATGTAGATATTTATGCTCCTTGTGCATTAGGTGCAACTATAAATGATGATACGATCCAGAGATTAAAAGCTGATATTGTTGCGGGCGCAGCAAACAATCAATTAGCAGATGAAGTGGCTCATGGACAGATCCTTCAGCAAAAAGGAATCGTGTATGCTCCCGATTTTCTTATCAATGCCGGAGGTATTATAAATGTATATGCCGAACTGGAGAATTACGACCGCCAGGAGATCATGCGTAAGACTGAAAATATCTACAATACAACGCTTAAGATCCTTGAGAAAGCAGCTAAAGAAGATATTACCACACATTTCGCTGCACTTCAAATGGCGAAGCAAAGAATTGAGGATAGAAAAAAACAGAATTTAGATTAGACAGTTCTAAATAATTGATATTTTTGCAGGGCGAAAGTGAACACTTTCGCCCTTTATAATTTCTAAAAAGTTCTTTTACAATTATGTTGACAAGAAGACATATCAGGGTTAAAGTAATGCAATCACTTTATGCCTTTAACCAAAGCCAGAATGACAACCTTGCCACAGAAGAAAAATTCCTGCTGAAAAGTATGCAGGAGATGTATGATCTATTTCTTCTTCAAATAAGCCTGATCACCGAGATCAGGGAGCACGCCGAAACCTTTTTAGAAAAATCCCAGCAAAAACACCTTGCTACCAGTGAGGAAAAAGATCCTAACCGCAAATTCATAGATAATAAGGTCTTTGAGATCCTTAAAGAAAATGAGAGCTTTCAGAATGCGCTGGAAAAACATAAAGTAAACAACTGGAAACAGGATGATGAATATGTTGCGATAATCTGGAATGAAGTACGCAATAGTGTACTTTATCAGGAGTATATGGAAACCCGTGAAACCAGTTTCAAGGAAGATAAAAATTTCATTATCGCGATCTTTAAAGAGATCATAGCTCCAAACGATAAACTTTACGAATATCTTGAGGACCGTAAACTTACCTGGGTAGATGACCTTCCATTAGTGAATACTGCTATTCTGAAGTTTCTTCAGAAATTGAAGGAAAGCACCGGAAAGGAAAAGAGGATCACTCAGCTTTTCAAAAATGAAGAGGATAAGGAGTTTGCTATAAAATTGTTTAGAAAGACCTATTTAAATGATGAAGATCTTTCTAAAGAAATGCTTGGTAAAACACCAAACTGGGATAAGGACAGGATCGCAGAGGTAGATATGGTTCTTATAAAAATGGCCATCTGTGAATTCCTAAAGTTTACAAGTATTCCCGTTAAGGTAACCATCAACGAATACCTTGAAATTGCTAAGGAATATAGTACACCTAAGAGTAGTATTTTTATCAATGGGGTATTGGATAAATTATCCAAGGAATATCAGGCAGACGATAAG containing:
- a CDS encoding M14 family metallopeptidase, translated to MKRILLSLIVLISLSATQAQKKDLSLDYYLPDGVSYNPDIPTPQEVLGYIPGEWHVSHDRLLMYMHKLADASPRMQIESRGHTYEGRPLILLTVSSEENLAQLEDIRKKHVSLVESNSASLNTAEMPVVINQGFSIHGNEASGSNAALLYAYYLAAAEGEKIEKALQNTVILLDPSFNPDGLQRFAYWANTNKSKNINPDPQDREYNEVWPGGRTNHYWFDMNRDWLPVQLPESQARIKTFHQWYPNILTDHHEMGSNSTFFFQPGIPSRTHPLTPQLNQDLTREIGTYHAAAFDELGSLYYTEENYDDFYYGKGSTFPDINGSIGILFEQGSSRGHAQETDNGVLTFPFTIRNQFTAALSTLEAAQNMRVDLLNYQRNFYKNARESAKKGAYAFGNPKDPASAYKLAEILKRHQIEVYEPSSKFTQNGKSFEKGSAYVVPKNQRQHRLIEAMFERRTQFEDSLFYDISAWTFPLAFNLDFSNEVSEKNIGKKIDELSKLLPQLPEKSEYAYLLNWNNYFAPKALNAILQKGLRAKVAMEDFSLGSAKYDYGTIMIPVQNQKLNNEEIHTFLSEISKESGVEITALSTGMTKGINLGSNQFRALEPQKVAIIVGGSITSYDAGEIWHLFDQRYDMKITKLDVEDFSRTDLSEYTDIILPNSWGSGIDKDHAKKLMDWTRDGGTLIGYRNAVNWLKNNKFADFKTKKNELTAKNVSFEERGDFRGAQGIGGAIFEAKLDRSHPIAFGYKDDKLALFRNTTIFIEADKQSYNNPIRYTEKPLLSGYISKPNLDSIAGTVPFKHESLGRGEVILFTDNTNFRAFWYGTNKLLMNAIFFGDEM
- a CDS encoding PUR family DNA/RNA-binding protein, with amino-acid sequence MSDKGMMEKEEIFSKVLRAGRRTYFFDVRSTRANDYYLTITESKKFTNDDGSFYYKKHKIYLYKEDFDGFREILEEMTNFIINEKGEEVISERHQKDFKKEYEEDAKAGAASATSNPEKFTDVSFDDI
- a CDS encoding ABC transporter ATP-binding protein, which gives rise to MKNLKHLNKYFYKYKWKLLIGLIITVAARIFAIYYVPLVGKSTVVIEKYLNGTITDISEVKSELAYNIMLIIGTTLIAAFFTFLMRQTFIVVSRHMEYDLKNEVFQHYQELSLNFYKKNRTGDLMNRISEDVSKVRLYLGPAIMYSVTTFASTVVVLIFMLKSAPELTLYTVIPLPVLSFAIYRLSVAIHQRSTIVQQYLSRLNTFTQESFSGIAVIKSYGIEPQTNTNFTELSNGSRDKNIDLVKVQAFFFPLMVLLIGISNIIVIYVGGKQIISGQIENIDVLVEFILYVNMLTWPVASIGWVTSLVQQAEASQERINEFLKEKPEITNQKAEPDNIQGNIEFKDVSFTYDDTNITALKGVSFKVDKGETLAIIGKTGSGKSTILELIGRLYDIDKGDIMIDDRSIQKLNLESLRNSIGYVPQDAFLFSDSIRNNIKFGKTDASEEEIITAAKNASVHKNIIGFSKGYDTVLGERGITLSGGQKQRVSIARAIIHDPEILLFDDCLSAVDTETEEEILNNLFKITREKTTIIVSHRISSAKNADKIIILEDGKVVQQGTHQQLLDQEGYYKELYAKQLNEKEM
- a CDS encoding Glu/Leu/Phe/Val family dehydrogenase; translated protein: MQVDVLNAKELKKAAPVFGQVSFDEHEQIVFCNDKDTGLKAIIGIHNTVLGPALGGTRMWNYTSEWEAVNDVLRLSRGMTFKSAITGLNLGGGKAVIIGDAKKDKTPELMKRFGEFVHSLGGKYITAEDVGMETSDMDTVREVTPYVTGISESKGGAGNPSPITAYGVFMGIKASAKFKYGTDDLEGRKVLVQGIGHVGETLVEYLTGDGAEVYITDINEERLEEVSKKHGAHIFTPRDIYSADVDIYAPCALGATINDDTIQRLKADIVAGAANNQLADEVAHGQILQQKGIVYAPDFLINAGGIINVYAELENYDRQEIMRKTENIYNTTLKILEKAAKEDITTHFAALQMAKQRIEDRKKQNLD
- the nusB gene encoding transcription antitermination factor NusB → MLTRRHIRVKVMQSLYAFNQSQNDNLATEEKFLLKSMQEMYDLFLLQISLITEIREHAETFLEKSQQKHLATSEEKDPNRKFIDNKVFEILKENESFQNALEKHKVNNWKQDDEYVAIIWNEVRNSVLYQEYMETRETSFKEDKNFIIAIFKEIIAPNDKLYEYLEDRKLTWVDDLPLVNTAILKFLQKLKESTGKEKRITQLFKNEEDKEFAIKLFRKTYLNDEDLSKEMLGKTPNWDKDRIAEVDMVLIKMAICEFLKFTSIPVKVTINEYLEIAKEYSTPKSSIFINGVLDKLSKEYQADDKLNKTGRGLM